One Burkholderia sp. 9120 genomic window, TGATTACTGACAGCGACAATAACGAGCAGGAAGTGAAGGGGCTCGGCGTGGTCGGCCACCAGCCGCTCCTCAAACCGGGCGAGCACTTCGAATATACGAGTTGGGCCGTGATCGGCACGCCGGTCGGCACCATGCGTGGCGAATATTTTTGCGTGGCGGAAGACGGCGAGCGCTTCGAAGCGCCGGTGCCGGAATTCATCCTGCGCATGCCGCGTACTTTGCATTGAACCGAGGCCGCTGACGGCGGTCTCTTAAACACTCCAACGCGCTTGGGCTTTTGCTCCGGGCTTACGCAGCAGGCAGGCTTACTGCGGATTCTGTTTTTTATGCTGTTCGGTCGAGTGGGCGCGCGTTATTTTCTTCTTACCGGACGACGTCCACACCACGATAAAAACCAGCAGGAAAAGCGCGAGGAGCGACTCCAGCGCGAAGATGAGCATTGGGTATTCGTCGAACAGATCAGACATGGCGGTTTCCATCAAGAACGAACATTGTATGCGGTTTGTCCGCACGGCCGGAGCATGGCTCGGCGCGCTTTCGGTTGCGGTGACGCTGGCGTCCTGCGGAGGCGGCGGCGCGGTCCGGCCTTCGGTGTCGCCGCCCACGGGCGCTGCGATCATATCCGGACAGATCGCCTCGACGCGGCTCACGGCGGTTGCGTGGCAACAGGTGCCGGGCTGGCAGGACGACTCGCTGATCGGCGCGACCGCCGCGCTGCGGCAAAACTGCGTGAGACTGGCGCGTCAGCCGAACTGGGCGCGCGCATGTGCCGCGGCCTCACAAATCGACGATCTCGATGTCACCGGCGCACGGGCTTTTTTCGAGGCCTATTTCACGCCGTTCCAGCTAGCGAATAACGACGGCACGCTCGACGGTCTCGTCACCGGTTACTACGAGCCTTTGCTGCGCGGTTCGCGCACGCGTCACGGCGTGTATCAAACCGCGCTGTATCGCTGGCCGTCCGGCTATCGCGCGGGCGCGCCGCTGCCGGTGCGTGCGCAGCTCGAACGCGCGGGTGTGCTCAACGGCAATGAACTGGCCTGGGTCGACGATCCGATCGAAGCGTTCTTCCTGCAGGTTCAAGGTTCCGGCCGGATCGTGATGGAAGACGGCAGCGTGATGCGACTCGGTTTCGGCGGCACGAATAATCAGCCGTACAAGTCGATTGGGCGCTGGCTGCTGGATCGCGGCGAACTCACGCCGGCACAGGCGACCATGCAAGGGATCAAGGCGTGGGCGCGCGCGAATCCGACCCGGGTCGATGCGCTGCTGGATACGAACCCGCGCTTCGTGTTCTTCCGCGAAATGCCTTCCGGCGAAAGCGTGCCGGGGGGTGGGGCGGATGGTCCGATCGGCGCGCTCGGTGTGCCGCTCACGCCGGAGCGTTCGATCGCGGTCGACCCGTCCTCGATTCCGCTCGGCACGCCGGTGTTTTTGCAGACCACGCGCCCATTGACGAACTCGCCGATGAATCGCCTCGTCTTCGCACAGGACACCGGTTCCGCGATCAAGGGCGGCGTACGCGCGGATTACTTCTGGGGGCTCGGCGATGACGCCGGTGACCTGGCCGGGAAGATGAAGCAGGGTGGCCGGATGTGGCTGTTGTTGCCGAATTCGTGAGGGTGGGGTTGGGGCTTTTGCGCTTGAGCTTGAAGGCTTAGGCCTGACGCTGGGCCTCGGCTGTCGCTGAGCTTCGGCTACCGGTGAAGCGGCGGATTTCGTTTCGAAACCCGCCGTCTTCAACCGCCGCCTTTAGTCAGCCGTTGGTCAGAAGCAACCCTTCCTCAAAGCCCCGACTTGCGTTTGTCCACCACGCGCCGTGCTTTACCCACCGAACGTTCAATCCCGTTCACAGCCAGCACATTCACCACGGCACTCACGCCGATCAATGCCTTGATGTCGTAAGTCAGCGCCTGCTTTGCCGTAGACAACGCAGCAATATCCGGCGCGGTCTCCGGACACGGTTCGACATTCAGCGTCAATACGTCGAGCGGCCCTTCCTTGGTCAGCACGATCTGATAATGCGGCGCGAGGGCGTGCTGCTTGAGCAGCAGTTCTTCGATCTGCGTCGGGAAAACGTTCACGCCGCGCACGATCATCATGTCGTCCGAACGACCCGTGATCTTCTCCATGCGACGCATGGTGCGAGCCGTGCCCGGCAAGAGCCGCGTCAGATCGCGTGTCCGGTAGCGGACGATCGGCAGCGCTTCCTTGGTTAGCGACGTGAACACCAGTTCGCCGAGTTCGCCGTCCGGCAGCACTTCGCCGGTTTCGGGATCGATGATCTCGGGATAGAAATAATCTTCCCAGATGGTCGGGCCGTCTTTCGTTTCCACGCATTCCGATGCCACGCCCGGTCCCATCACTTCGGACAGACCGTAAATGTCGACCGCGTCGATGCCCATGCGTTTTTCAATGGCCTGGCGCATGTCATTGGTCCACGGCTCCGCGCCGAAGATGCCGAGGCGCAGCGAGCAGGCGGCCGGGTCGATGCCCTGACGCTCGAGTTCGTCCGCGATCGAGAGCATGTAGCTCGGCGTCACCATGATGATGTCCGGCTTGAAATCCTGAATCAGCTGGACCTGTTTTTCGGTCTGACCGCCGCCGAACGGAATCACGGTGAGCCCCGCGCGTTCCGCGCCGTAGTGAGCGCCGAGGCCGCCGGTAAAGAGACCATAGCCGTAGCTCACGTGAACCTTGTCGCCACGCCGCGCGCCGGCCGCGCGGATGGAACGTGCGACGAGATTCGCCCACGTGTCGATGTCGCGTGCGGTATAGCCCACCACGGTCGGCTTGCCGGTCGTGCCGGACGACGCGTGAATCCGCGAAATCTGGTCCTGCGGCACGGCGAACATGCCGAAGGGGTAGCTGTCGCGCAGATCCTTCTTGGTGGTGAAGGGAAAGCGCGCCAGATCCGCGAGGGTTTTTACTTCGCTCGGATGCACACCGGCTTCGTCGAACTTGCGGCGATAGACCGGCGAATTTTCATAGGCGTGGTTCAACGACCATTTGAGCCGTTCAAGTTGAAGCGCGGCGAGTTCGTCGCGGCTGGCGGTCTCGATGGGATCGAGCGGAAGGGCGGTGGTCATCGAATGTCTCCTTGCTGCCTCAATGCTTGAGTCTGATGGTCGGTGCGCTTGCACGCAAAAACTGGGGCGGCCTGCTGTTTATACGTGTCGTGTCCGCTAGTTCGTCGACTAGTCGCCACGCTGTGCTTCGGAACTTGCCGCCGGATTGCTTTGGTTGCCACTCACGATCCCGCGAGTGGTGTGTCGCGACCTTTCCGTGCGTCCTTCTTTCAATCGCTCACGGGTATCAGGTTGCCTTTAATCTGCGCCGATTTGCCGCGAAACATCGCGACGGTTTCGTCAGCGCGATTCACGACCCGAATGTCGTAGATGCCGGTGCGTCCGCTCAGCGTCTGTTCAACGGCTTCCGCCGTCAGCACGTCGCCGCCATGCACCGGACGCAGAAACTCGATCGAGCAACCGGCTGCGACCGTGTTGATGTTGTATGTATTGCAGGCGAACGCGAACGTGGAATCGGCCAGCGTGAAAATCAGGCCGCCGTGACAAATCTGATGACCGTTCAGAAAGTCTTCGCGCACAGCCATACGCAAACGCGCGTAGCCGGGGCGGACTTCCAGTATTTCGAGGCCGAGCGCCTTGCTGCAGGCGTCGTTTTCGTACATGGCGGCTGCGGTTGCGCGGGCGAGTTCGTCTGGCGTCATCTGGCTGGGTTGGCTGGGTTGTGCGGACATCTCAACGGCCCTCGAAACGTGGTGCACGCTTTTCGACGAAAGCCTGAACGCCTTCCGCGTAATCGTGGGAAGCGCCGAGCTCACGCTGCAGATCACGTTCGAGGTCGAGTTGCTGATCCAGGCTTTGCGTTGCGCCTGCCCGCATGGCCTGTTTGATCGCCGCGATCGCGCGCGTGGGTTGCTGCGCGAGCTGGCTCGCGAGTTTGGCGGCGGTGCCGGCGAGTTCCGCGTCGTCGACCGCTTGCCAGATCAAGCCCCAGTTCTCGGCTTTTTCCGCGCCGAGTTTGTCGCCGGTAATGGCAAGCCCCATGGCGCGCGCCATGCCGATGCGTTGCGGCAGGAACCAGGTGCCGCCTGAATCGGGCACAAGGCCAATCTTCACGAACGCCTGGATGAAGCTCGCGGAGCGGGCGGCGAGCACGATGTCGCAGGCCAGCGCGAGGTTTGCGCCGGCGCCGGCGGCCGTGCCGTTCACTGCCGCGATCACCGGGATTCGCAGCGCTTGCAGACGGCGAATCAGCGGGTTGAAATACGTGTCGATCAGCTCGCCCAGATCGGTCATTGCGCCTGGCGTGAAGTCGAGATCGGCAAGATCCTGGCCGGCGCAGAAGCCACGGCCTGCACCAGTGAGCACGAGGGCGCGGGCAGTGGACGCTTCCACCTCGTCGAGCGCTGCGCTCAATTCCTGATGCATTGCGCGCGTGAAGCTGTTCAGCTTGTCCGGGCGGTTCAGCGTAATGGTCGCTACACGGCTCGATGCATCTATATCCAGGCGAATCGCTTCATACGACATTGGGTGTCTCCTCAAAGTCTCTTTGATCGATGGATGCTTCGGCGTTTGTGTCAGAGCCGCTCGATGACCAACGCGATGCCTTGGCCTACACCGATACACATCGTGCAAAGCGCAAAGCGGCCGTTGATCCGTTCTAACTGGTACAGCGCCGTCGTGATCAGACGCGCGCCCGATGCGCCAAGCGGATGGCCGAGCGCAATGGCGCCGCCGTTCGGATTGACGCGCGGGTCGTCGTCGCGCAAACCGAGCGTGCGCAGCACGGCCAGGCCTTGCGACGCGAAAGCTTCGTTCAACTCGATCACGTCGAATTGCTCGAGCGTCATACCGAGTTGCTTCAACAGTTTCTGGGTGGCCGGCGCCGGGCCGATACCCATGATGCGCGGCTCGACGCCCGCCGTTGCCATGCCTACCACGCGAGCGCGGCGACGCAGGCCGTACTGATCGGCGGCCTCTTGATTCGCAAGCAGCAGCGCGCAGGCTCCGTCGTTCACACCGGATGCATTGCCGGCCGTCACGCTGCCGTCAGGACGAACCACGCCTTTGAGCTTGCCCAGACTTTCGAGCGAGGTTGCGCGCGGATGCTCGTCGAGCATGACGCGCACCGGGTCGCCTTTCTTCTGCGCGATGTCGACGCCCACGATTTCCTGGGCCAGCGTGCCGTCTTCCTGCGCGCGAGCCGCCTTCTGCTGGCTCGCTAGCGCAAACATGTCCTGATCCGCGCGGCTGATACCGAATTCGACCGCGACGTTTTCCGCTGTTTCCGGCATCGAGTCGACGCCGTATTGACGTTTCATCAGCGGGTTGATGAAGCGCCAGCCAATGGTTGTGTCGTAAACGTCGGCTTGCCGTGCGAAGGCGCTAGCGGCCTTACCCATGACGAACGGCGCTCGCGTCATGCTTTCTACGCCGCCGGCAATCATCAAACGCGCTTCGCCTGCCTTGATTGCGCGTGCTGCGGTGCCGACCGCATCCATGCCCGAGCCGCACAAGCGGTTGATGGTCGCGCCGGGCGCATCCGTCGGCAAACCCGCCAGCAGCGCGGACATGCGCGCGACGTTGCGGTTGTCTTCGCCGGCCTGGTTGGCACAGCCATAGATCACGTCGTCGAGCGCGCGCCAGTCGACGCCCGGATTGCGCTCGATCAGCGCCTTGATCGGCACCGCGCCGAGGTCGTCGGCGCGAACGTCCTTGAGGGCGCCGCCGTAGCGGCCGATCGGGGTGCGAATCGCATCGCAAATGAAGGCGTCGTTCATATGAGCTCCTGCAGGGGCGGACCGGCGCGAAATGCCGATCCGATGTCTCATGTTAGTTGGGAGGCACGGCTCGGTCCATTCGGCCAAAAGGCATAGGACGAAAGCCGTGCTTTTGTCTTATGACGTTCAGCCAGCTACCGCCGGCGCCGCTTTCGGTTCAACATGAACGCGGCTTTGAATGATGCGGAAGCGGTTCGCGACGAAGGCTGCATCGGCCAGCGCTGCGTTGGCCGCCGGGTTGGCGCCCGTGCCATGGAAGTCGGAGAACGCCGCCGACTGATTGACGAATAC contains:
- the apaG gene encoding Co2+/Mg2+ efflux protein ApaG, whose amino-acid sequence is MSQYEFSVSAQVQFLPEESDPERRQYAFAYTLTIRNTGQVPAQLIARHWVITDSDNNEQEVKGLGVVGHQPLLKPGEHFEYTSWAVIGTPVGTMRGEYFCVAEDGERFEAPVPEFILRMPRTLH
- a CDS encoding MltA domain-containing protein is translated as MRFVRTAGAWLGALSVAVTLASCGGGGAVRPSVSPPTGAAIISGQIASTRLTAVAWQQVPGWQDDSLIGATAALRQNCVRLARQPNWARACAAASQIDDLDVTGARAFFEAYFTPFQLANNDGTLDGLVTGYYEPLLRGSRTRHGVYQTALYRWPSGYRAGAPLPVRAQLERAGVLNGNELAWVDDPIEAFFLQVQGSGRIVMEDGSVMRLGFGGTNNQPYKSIGRWLLDRGELTPAQATMQGIKAWARANPTRVDALLDTNPRFVFFREMPSGESVPGGGADGPIGALGVPLTPERSIAVDPSSIPLGTPVFLQTTRPLTNSPMNRLVFAQDTGSAIKGGVRADYFWGLGDDAGDLAGKMKQGGRMWLLLPNS
- the paaK gene encoding phenylacetate--CoA ligase PaaK, producing MTTALPLDPIETASRDELAALQLERLKWSLNHAYENSPVYRRKFDEAGVHPSEVKTLADLARFPFTTKKDLRDSYPFGMFAVPQDQISRIHASSGTTGKPTVVGYTARDIDTWANLVARSIRAAGARRGDKVHVSYGYGLFTGGLGAHYGAERAGLTVIPFGGGQTEKQVQLIQDFKPDIIMVTPSYMLSIADELERQGIDPAACSLRLGIFGAEPWTNDMRQAIEKRMGIDAVDIYGLSEVMGPGVASECVETKDGPTIWEDYFYPEIIDPETGEVLPDGELGELVFTSLTKEALPIVRYRTRDLTRLLPGTARTMRRMEKITGRSDDMMIVRGVNVFPTQIEELLLKQHALAPHYQIVLTKEGPLDVLTLNVEPCPETAPDIAALSTAKQALTYDIKALIGVSAVVNVLAVNGIERSVGKARRVVDKRKSGL
- the paaI gene encoding hydroxyphenylacetyl-CoA thioesterase PaaI codes for the protein MSAQPSQPSQMTPDELARATAAAMYENDACSKALGLEILEVRPGYARLRMAVREDFLNGHQICHGGLIFTLADSTFAFACNTYNINTVAAGCSIEFLRPVHGGDVLTAEAVEQTLSGRTGIYDIRVVNRADETVAMFRGKSAQIKGNLIPVSD
- the paaG gene encoding 2-(1,2-epoxy-1,2-dihydrophenyl)acetyl-CoA isomerase PaaG produces the protein MSYEAIRLDIDASSRVATITLNRPDKLNSFTRAMHQELSAALDEVEASTARALVLTGAGRGFCAGQDLADLDFTPGAMTDLGELIDTYFNPLIRRLQALRIPVIAAVNGTAAGAGANLALACDIVLAARSASFIQAFVKIGLVPDSGGTWFLPQRIGMARAMGLAITGDKLGAEKAENWGLIWQAVDDAELAGTAAKLASQLAQQPTRAIAAIKQAMRAGATQSLDQQLDLERDLQRELGASHDYAEGVQAFVEKRAPRFEGR
- the pcaF gene encoding 3-oxoadipyl-CoA thiolase, which gives rise to MNDAFICDAIRTPIGRYGGALKDVRADDLGAVPIKALIERNPGVDWRALDDVIYGCANQAGEDNRNVARMSALLAGLPTDAPGATINRLCGSGMDAVGTAARAIKAGEARLMIAGGVESMTRAPFVMGKAASAFARQADVYDTTIGWRFINPLMKRQYGVDSMPETAENVAVEFGISRADQDMFALASQQKAARAQEDGTLAQEIVGVDIAQKKGDPVRVMLDEHPRATSLESLGKLKGVVRPDGSVTAGNASGVNDGACALLLANQEAADQYGLRRRARVVGMATAGVEPRIMGIGPAPATQKLLKQLGMTLEQFDVIELNEAFASQGLAVLRTLGLRDDDPRVNPNGGAIALGHPLGASGARLITTALYQLERINGRFALCTMCIGVGQGIALVIERL